A stretch of Candidatus Eremiobacterota bacterium DNA encodes these proteins:
- a CDS encoding GNAT family N-acetyltransferase: MTRGSLQLDVISADEYVRTVLPQTAALWAGARTFDEYAAEFRATASSAWGKRRFRTLGLRVDGTLVAACKRYERVLRCGERTYAAAGIGAVFTPEKLRGRGCATALIAAFLDAERAGGTDLVYLFSDVHPVFYEKLGFVALPSRTISLRADRLSSERVDIVALGAGEGTAMRRVFAALDARRPFRFERTPLDWEWQRLRVASREHAGQLVQLGARRARGLAAYVSGRRVPSSDAFVLDELAYARDEDAATIQPLLRAAAGDLRTVRGWLPPAVARDALPRGAVRARTTAIAMVLPLSAPFRAAFRARASVQRETADPCWSSDHV, from the coding sequence GTGACCCGCGGCAGTCTCCAGCTCGACGTCATCTCTGCCGACGAGTACGTCCGCACGGTGCTGCCTCAGACCGCAGCGCTGTGGGCCGGTGCGCGTACGTTCGACGAGTACGCCGCCGAGTTTCGCGCGACGGCATCCTCGGCGTGGGGCAAGCGGCGGTTTCGCACGTTGGGGCTGCGCGTCGACGGCACGCTGGTCGCGGCGTGCAAGCGCTACGAGCGCGTGCTGCGCTGCGGCGAACGGACGTACGCCGCAGCCGGCATCGGCGCGGTGTTCACGCCCGAGAAGCTACGCGGGCGCGGCTGCGCGACCGCGCTGATCGCAGCGTTTCTCGACGCCGAGCGCGCCGGCGGTACGGATCTCGTCTACTTGTTCAGCGACGTCCATCCGGTATTTTACGAGAAGCTCGGCTTCGTCGCGCTGCCCTCGCGCACGATCTCGTTGCGCGCGGACAGGCTTTCGTCCGAGCGAGTCGACATCGTGGCGCTCGGCGCCGGTGAGGGCACCGCGATGCGGCGCGTGTTCGCAGCGCTCGACGCGCGCCGGCCGTTTCGGTTCGAACGCACGCCGCTGGACTGGGAGTGGCAGCGGCTGCGCGTTGCCTCGCGCGAGCACGCCGGCCAGCTGGTGCAGCTCGGCGCGCGGCGCGCTCGGGGGCTCGCCGCGTACGTGAGCGGACGGCGCGTCCCGTCCTCCGACGCGTTCGTGCTCGACGAGCTCGCGTACGCGCGCGACGAGGACGCCGCCACGATCCAACCGCTGTTGCGCGCCGCCGCCGGCGACTTGCGCACGGTCCGCGGCTGGCTCCCGCCGGCGGTCGCGCGCGACGCGCTGCCGCGCGGCGCCGTCCGCGCGCGCACGACCGCGATCGCCATGGTCCTCCCGCTCAGCGCGCCCTTTCGCGCAGCGTTTCGAGCCCGAGCGAGCGTGCAGCGGGAAACCGCCGACCCGTGTTGGAGCTCGGATCACGTCTAA